Proteins from a single region of Scleropages formosus chromosome 24, fSclFor1.1, whole genome shotgun sequence:
- the dhx32a gene encoding DEAD/H (Asp-Glu-Ala-Asp/His) box polypeptide 32a — protein MAECASRDPPCSEAGVDDHDDDDDDDEEALDEVLDFGDELELNQFDGLPYSSRYYKLLKERKSLPVWKVRSEFLDALLHHQVIMVSGAAKSGKSSQIPEWCAEYCLSAQYRHGVVACTQTHRQLAVDLALRVADEMDVNIGHEVGYSIPLETCCSGDTVLRYCTDDVLLREMMSDPLLERYGVLVIDQAHERTVSTDVLLGLLRAVLPQRPELRVVVLTAPHVPTKLLARLGGAPLLRLEDAPPAEVVYSNGGPKDYFCAALRLVLEIHRSEENGNIIVFLASSQEIDCAHNILLQEGAGLPGRSLQGLVPVALFPGQVGGLPLPGEEMGGTRRVFLTSSHGEDLFWALGSVNFVIDPGVEKRYVYNPRIRGNSAVMRPISKCQAEIRKQLMGSTGKCFCLYSEETPLPEEITPRILESNITSTVLFLKRMEIAGLGQCDFIDRPDPEGLMQALEELDYLAALDNDGNLSEIGIIISEFPLDPQMAKTVLASCEFDCVNEVVTIAAMLTAPGCFLEPPIGSRQEAAQCHLKFQHPEGDHFTLVNIYNAFKRSQREPYLCLEKWCQDYFLSYSALRTAEAIRSELIDILRRIELPISEPSFGTKSNTLNIKRALLAGFFMQIARDVDGSGNYFMLTHKHVAHLHPLSSYGTEAQKLGLPEWVLFHEYSLSENNRVRTVSEISPQVFIQMVPQYFFYNLPSSESKDLLQHILDHTGSMHCKEKKQKTHALASEPHGDCEASQSHERCIIQ, from the exons atgGCCGAGTGCGCGTCGCGGGATCCGCCGTGTTCCGAAGCCGGGGtagatgatcatgatgatgatgatgacgacgacgaagAAGCGCTGGACGAGGTTCTCGACTTCGGGGACGAGCTGGAGCTCAATCAGTTCGATGGACTGCCTTACTCATCCAGATACTACAAGCTactgaaagaaaggaagagcctCCCGGTGTGGAAGGTGCGCTCCGAGTTCCTGGACGCGTTGCTCCACCATCAGGTCATCATGGTGTCCGGTGCGGCCAAGAGTGGGAAAAGTTCTCAG ATACCGGAGTGGTGCGCCGAGTACTGCCTTTCGGCGCAGTACCGGCACGGCGTGGTGGCGTGCACGCAGACGCACCGGCAGCTGGCCGTGGACCTGGCTCTGCGCGTGGCCGACGAGATGGACGTCAACATCGGACACGAAGTGGGCTACAGCATCCCCCTGGAGACCTGCTGCTCCGGAGACACCGTGCTCAG GTACTGCACAGATGACGTGTTGCTCAGGGAGATGATGTCAGACCCCTTGCTGGAGCGCTACGGGGTGCTGGTGATCGACCAAGCCCACGAGCGCACCGTGAGCACGGACGTTCTGCTGGGGCTCCTCAGAGCCGTCCTGCCGCAGAGGCCCGAGCTGCGGGTAGTGGTTTTGACGGCGCCGCACGTCCCCACGAAGCTGCTCGCCCGTCTCGGCGGCGCCCCTCTGCTGCGGCTCGAGGACGCGCCCCCGGCCGAAGTGGTCTACAGCAACGGCGGCCCCAAGGACTACTTTTGTGCCGCGCTGCGCCTGGTGCTCGAGATCCACCGCTCTGAGGAGAATGGCAACATCATTGTCTTTCTGGCCTCCTCGCAG GAGATCGACTGTGCCCACAACATTCTTCTGCAGGAGGGTGCCGGGCTCCCCGGGAGGAGTCTGCAGGGGCTGGTGCCCGTGGCCctgtttccaggacaggttGGCGGGTTGCCGCTTCCTGGGGAGGAGATGGGAGGCACCAGGAGAGTCTTCCTCACCTCCAGTCACGGGGAGGATCTCTTCTGGGCCCTGGGCTCGGTTAACTTCGTCATCGACCCGGGGGTTGAGAAGAGATAC GTGTACAACCCACGTATCAGAGGGAACTCCGCAGTGATGCGACCCATCAGCAAGTGCCAGGCGGAGATCCGCAAGCAGCTGATGGGATCGACAG GAAAGTGTTTCTGTCTGTACTCCGAGGAGACCCCTCTGCCTGAAGAAATAACTCCCCGGATCCTGGAGTCCAACATCACATCCACCGTGCTGTTCCTGAAGAGGATGGAGATAGCGGGCCTTGGCCAGTGTGACTTCATCGACCGCCCAG ATCCTGAGGGCCTCATGCAGGCTTTGGAGGAGCTGGATTACCTGGCGGCTTTGGACAACGATGGGAACCTGTCCGAGATCGGGATCATAATCTCCGAGTTCCCCCTGGACCCGCAGATGGCCAAGACCGTGTTGGCTTCCTGCGAGTTTGACTGTGTAAACGAGGTGGTGACCATAGCGGCGATGCTCACAG CCCCCGGCTGCTTCCTAGAGCCGCCCATCGGTAGCAGGCAGGAAGCCGCGCAGTGCCACCTGAAGTTCCAGCATCCCGAGGGAGATCACTTCACCCTGGTCAACATCTACAATGCCTTCAAGCGCAGCCAACGTGAGCCAT ATTTATGCCTTGAGAAGTGGTGTCAGGATTATTTCCTCAGTTACTCAGCCTTGCGGACGGCCGAAGCCATCAGGTCCGAGCTGATAGACATACTGAGGAGAATTGAGCTTCCCATCTCGGAGCCTTCCTTTGGGACGAAAAGCAATACCCTCAACATAAAGAGGGCTCTGCTTGCAGGATTCTTCATGCAG ATCGCGAGGGACGTGGACGGATCGGGAAACTACTTCATGCTCACACATAAGCACGTGGCGCATCTGCACCCGCTGTCCAGTTACGGCACGGAGGCGCAGAAGCTGGGGCTCCCTGAGTGGGTGCTGTTCCACGAATACAGCCTGTCTGAGAACAACCGCGTGCGCACCGTCTCGGAGATATCCCCCCAGGT CTTCATTCAGATGGTGCCACAGTATTTCTTCTACAACCTGCCCTCCAGCGAGAGCAAAGACCTTCTACAGCACATCCTGGACCATACTGGGTCCATGCActgcaaagaaaagaaacagaagacaCACGCACTTGCCAGCGAACCGCATGGTGACTGCGAAGCCAGCCAATCCCACGAGCGATGCATCATACAGTGA
- the bccip gene encoding protein BCCIP homolog isoform X1 — MASSAKRRAVGLGENPEEGDGESSTEEFDEESEESEEDINEEVTVDFEAHTISDNHFSGIRKLLQQLFLKASVDVSELADIIIQQNHIGSVVKQAEIPEDSDDDDDDDPDEVFGFISLVNLTERKGVPCVEQVKELLLSQCEKVCAQSVTEELEKLLNNTDRPVGLLLCERFINVPPQIALPLYKQLREEIAEAQRTNKPSGKCHYFLMISKTCMAAKKSSSKKAGKQEEELMFSNAEEEFFCEQSTLKFNYSVQEEADSCLGGRWSFDDVPMKPFRTVMLIPTDRMGTIMEKLKEYLTV, encoded by the exons ATGGCTTCATCGGCGAAGCGGCGAGCTGTGGGACTTGGGGAGAATCCGGAGGAGGGAGACGGGGAGTCTTCGACAGAGGAGTTCGacgaggagagcgaggagtctGAGGAGGACATCAACGAA GAGGTAACTGTGGATTTCGAGGCCCACACCATCTCGGACAACCATTTCAGTGGGATAAGGAAACTGCTGCAACAG CTGTTTCTGAAGGCCAGCGTTGATGTTTCAGAGCTGGCTGATATCATCATACAGCAGAACCATATTGGCAGTGTGGTCAAG CAAGCAGAGATACCAGaggacagtgatgatgatgatgatgatgatccagATGAAGTTTTTGGATTCATCAGCTTGGTCAACCTCACTGAAAGAAAg GGTGTTCCATGTGTGGAGCAGGTGAAGGAGCTTCTCCTGAGCCAGTGTGAGAAGGTGTGTGCCCAAAGTGTCACAGAAGAGCTGGAGAAGCTCCTGAACAACACTGACAGACCAGTGGGCTTGCTGCTGTGTGAGCGCTTTATCAACGTGCCACCACAAATCGCCCTGCCACTGTACAAGCAGCTGCG AGAGGAAATAGCTGAAGCCCAGAGGACCAATAAGCCCAGCGGGAAGTGCCACTACTTCCTCATGATCAGCAAGACCTGCATGGCAGCCAAGAAGAGCAGTTCCAAGAAAGCTGGAAAACAAGAGGAGGAACTGATGTTCTCCAACGCCGAGGAAGAGTTCTTCTGCGAG CAATCCACCCTGAAGTTCAACTACTCGGTCCAGGAAGAGGCCGACTCCTGTCTGGGTGGACGCTGGTCTTTCGACGACGTCCCCATGAAGCCATTCCGCACAGTGATGTTAATCCCCACGGACCGGATGGGCACCATTATGGAAAAACTCAAGGAGTACCTGACTGTGTGA
- the bccip gene encoding protein BCCIP homolog isoform X2, translating into MASSAKRRAVGLGENPEEGDGESSTEEFDEESEESEEDINEEVTVDFEAHTISDNHFSGIRKLLQQLFLKASVDVSELADIIIQQNHIGSVVKQAEIPEDSDDDDDDDPDEVFGFISLVNLTERKGVPCVEQVKELLLSQCEKVCAQSVTEELEKLLNNTDRPVGLLLCERFINVPPQIALPLYKQLREEIAEAQRTNKPSGKCHYFLMISKTCMAAKKSSSKKAGKQEEELMFSNAEEEFFCENHCSPTGLK; encoded by the exons ATGGCTTCATCGGCGAAGCGGCGAGCTGTGGGACTTGGGGAGAATCCGGAGGAGGGAGACGGGGAGTCTTCGACAGAGGAGTTCGacgaggagagcgaggagtctGAGGAGGACATCAACGAA GAGGTAACTGTGGATTTCGAGGCCCACACCATCTCGGACAACCATTTCAGTGGGATAAGGAAACTGCTGCAACAG CTGTTTCTGAAGGCCAGCGTTGATGTTTCAGAGCTGGCTGATATCATCATACAGCAGAACCATATTGGCAGTGTGGTCAAG CAAGCAGAGATACCAGaggacagtgatgatgatgatgatgatgatccagATGAAGTTTTTGGATTCATCAGCTTGGTCAACCTCACTGAAAGAAAg GGTGTTCCATGTGTGGAGCAGGTGAAGGAGCTTCTCCTGAGCCAGTGTGAGAAGGTGTGTGCCCAAAGTGTCACAGAAGAGCTGGAGAAGCTCCTGAACAACACTGACAGACCAGTGGGCTTGCTGCTGTGTGAGCGCTTTATCAACGTGCCACCACAAATCGCCCTGCCACTGTACAAGCAGCTGCG AGAGGAAATAGCTGAAGCCCAGAGGACCAATAAGCCCAGCGGGAAGTGCCACTACTTCCTCATGATCAGCAAGACCTGCATGGCAGCCAAGAAGAGCAGTTCCAAGAAAGCTGGAAAACAAGAGGAGGAACTGATGTTCTCCAACGCCGAGGAAGAGTTCTTCTGCGAG AATCATTGTTCACCTACGGGACTAAAGTAA
- the uros gene encoding uroporphyrinogen-III synthase isoform X1: protein MNVLLLKEPREDDSGPDPYVKELGSFGHKATLIPVLSFKFVSLERLWEKLRQPEEYAGLIFTSPRAVEAVSMCLESANKTEKWNSFVKDKWNSKSVYVVGKATAALVRNLGLNPQGEDSGTATVLSRFILEKENCRKLPLFFPCGSLKREVLPTTLKENGVPLETLTVYQTVEHPELEKHLTDYFTDQGVPASIAFFSPSGVKFCLETIRRLSGPKLNHIKFAAIGPTTADAIAAEGLEVNCSAAKPTAQHLAEGIARSLQ, encoded by the exons ATGAATGTCCTGCTGTTAAAGGAACCAAGAGAGGATGATTCTGGTCCTGACCCTTACGTCAAG GAGCTGGGGTCATTTGGACATAAAGCAACCCTGATTCCAGTGCTGTCCTTCAAATTTGTGTCCCTCGAGAGACTCTGGGAAAAG CTCCGTCAGCCAGAAGAATATGCGGGGCTTATCTTCACCAGTCCACGGGCAGTGGAAGCTGTGAGCATGTGCCTGGAATCTGCCAATAAAACTGAGA agtGGAACAGTTTTGTGAAGGACAAATGGAATTCCAAGTCTGTCTATGTTGTTGGGAAGGCAACTGCTGCTTTGG TGCGAAACCTGGGTCTGAACCCACAAGGAGAGGATTCTGGAACAGCGACTGTACTTTCACGCTTTATACTTGAAA AGGAGAACTGCCGTAAGCTGCCACTCTTCTTTCCATGTGGATCGCTCAAAAGAGAAGTCCTGCCCACTACATTGAAAGAAAATG GTGTGCCTCTGGAAACTCTGACTGTTTATCAGACAGTTGAACATCCTGAGCTGGAGAAACACCTGACAGACTATTTCACAGACCAG GGTGTTCCAGCAAGCATCGCATTCTTCAGCCCCTCAGGGGTCAAATTTTGCCTAGAGACCATACGGAGACTCTCAGGTCCAAAGTTGAATCACATTAAG TTTGCAGCCATTGGACCCACGACAGCAGATGCCATTGCTGCGGAGGGGCTGGAGGTGAACTGTTCTGCAGCAAAGCCCACAGCTCAACACCTGGCTGAGGGAATCGCACGGTCACTGCAGTGA
- the uros gene encoding uroporphyrinogen-III synthase isoform X2, with translation MNVLLLKEPREDDSGPDPYVKELGSFGHKATLIPVLSFKFVSLERLWEKLRQPEEYAGLIFTSPRAVEAVSMCLESANKTEMRNLGLNPQGEDSGTATVLSRFILEKENCRKLPLFFPCGSLKREVLPTTLKENGVPLETLTVYQTVEHPELEKHLTDYFTDQGVPASIAFFSPSGVKFCLETIRRLSGPKLNHIKFAAIGPTTADAIAAEGLEVNCSAAKPTAQHLAEGIARSLQ, from the exons ATGAATGTCCTGCTGTTAAAGGAACCAAGAGAGGATGATTCTGGTCCTGACCCTTACGTCAAG GAGCTGGGGTCATTTGGACATAAAGCAACCCTGATTCCAGTGCTGTCCTTCAAATTTGTGTCCCTCGAGAGACTCTGGGAAAAG CTCCGTCAGCCAGAAGAATATGCGGGGCTTATCTTCACCAGTCCACGGGCAGTGGAAGCTGTGAGCATGTGCCTGGAATCTGCCAATAAAACTGAGA TGCGAAACCTGGGTCTGAACCCACAAGGAGAGGATTCTGGAACAGCGACTGTACTTTCACGCTTTATACTTGAAA AGGAGAACTGCCGTAAGCTGCCACTCTTCTTTCCATGTGGATCGCTCAAAAGAGAAGTCCTGCCCACTACATTGAAAGAAAATG GTGTGCCTCTGGAAACTCTGACTGTTTATCAGACAGTTGAACATCCTGAGCTGGAGAAACACCTGACAGACTATTTCACAGACCAG GGTGTTCCAGCAAGCATCGCATTCTTCAGCCCCTCAGGGGTCAAATTTTGCCTAGAGACCATACGGAGACTCTCAGGTCCAAAGTTGAATCACATTAAG TTTGCAGCCATTGGACCCACGACAGCAGATGCCATTGCTGCGGAGGGGCTGGAGGTGAACTGTTCTGCAGCAAAGCCCACAGCTCAACACCTGGCTGAGGGAATCGCACGGTCACTGCAGTGA
- the mmp21 gene encoding matrix metallopeptidase-21, whose translation MLTSIQLTVLFLFVNTGSAGAEKVFHSRDHADVDMTLHHHADLVVDKDTAWQFLSKYGFLKSDKWDEQNLPEEAEFLSDESPDVKDTVPLIHEGTSSSRRGSESDNPTESSNFISALKEFQMMSGLPVTGVFDDATKAAMNKPRCGVSDRGSPTGPTSTQNPTLWAPSPITARTSTESTADSAARDTANDTASRIHDQESPNANRSRKKRHLAMLLSKSRPRRSTGDELGLMAFSKKVLTWRLIGEGYSSQLSIDDQKYIFKLAFRMWSEVSPLEFAEDTHSPLEEIDIKLGFGTGRHLGCAQTFDGAGQEFAHAWFLGDIHFDDDEHFTGLNAGTGISLLKVAVHEIGHVLGLPHIYRPGSIMQPSYLPQDSSFELDWLDRKAIQQLYGGCKGRFSTVFDWIRRERTAYGEIVIRFNTYFMRDGWYWLYENRSNRTRYGDPVAVRVGWHGIPASGVDAYVHVWTWTLDAVYFFKGTRYWRYDSENDQAYAEDSEGRKYPRLISEGFPGVPSPIDTAFFDRRNSHIYFFKGMNVYSFDVVTNAVASGFPQRISEVFPAVKRGDHPGGYLDASYFSYTHNAVFLLKGVHFWRLVSSRDRWLHPSLPRNGVLPGQQVDQQWFDICNVHDSALKMSA comes from the exons ATGCTGACATCAATTCAGCTGACGGTCCTCTTTCTGTTCGTGAACACAGGCTCCGCTGGGGCAGAGAAGGTCTTTCACAGCAGAGACCACGCTGATGTGGACATGaccctgcaccaccacgccgacctgGTGGTGGACAAGGACACTGCATGG CAATTTCtctcaaagtatggtttcttaAAGTCAGACAAATGGGACGAGCAGAATCTGCCCGAAGAAGCAGAATTTCTGAGTGACGAGAGCCCTGATGTCAAGGACACCGTGCCTTTGATTCACGAAGGGACCTCCTCATCTCGGAGAGGCAGCGAGAGCGATAATCCCACCGAAAGCTCAAACTTTATCTCGGCGCTCAAGGagtttcagatgatgtctgGCCTGCCTGTCACAGGTGTGTTTGATGATGCCACTAAGGCTGCCATGAACAAGCCCAGATGTGGGGTCTCGGACCGGGGGTCTCCCACCGGCCCCACCTCGACACAGAATCCCACCCTTTGGGCTCCAAGTCCCATCACAGCCCGTACCAGCACTGAGAGCACAGCTGACAGCGCAGCTCGTGATACCGCCAACGACACCGCAAGCCGCATCCATGACCAAGAGTCCCCAAATGCGAATCGTTCCCGTAAAAAGCGCCACCTTGCGATGCTGTTGTCCAAGAGCAGGCCGAGAAGGTCAACGGGCGACGAACTGGGGCTGATGGCTTTCTCCAAGAAGGTGCTCACATGGAGGCTTATTGGCGAGGGCTACAGCAGCCAGCTGTCCATCGATGACCAGAAGTACATCTTTAAGCTCGCTTTCAGGATGTGGAGTGAGGTGTCCCCGCTGGAGTTTGCCGAGGACACACACTCGCCTCTGGAGGAAATCGACATCAAGCTGGGTTTCGGAACAG GTCGGCACCTGGGCTGCGCTCAGACTTTCGACGGTGCCGGGCAAGAATTTGCACACGCGTGGTTCCTTGGAGATATACACTTTGATGACGATGAACACTTCACCGGCCTCAATGCTGGCACCGGGATCAGCCTGCTTAAG GTGGCCGTGCACGAGATCGGCCATGTCCTTGGCCTGCCGCACATCTACAGGCCCGGCTCGATCATGCAGCCCAGCTACTTGCCGCAAGACTCCAGCTTTGAGCTCGACTGGCTCGACAGAAAGGCCATACAGCAGCTGTACG GTGGGTGCAAAGGCCGCTTCAGCACGGTGTTTGACTGGATCAGGAGGGAACGGACCGCCTATGGCGAGATCGTCATCCGATTCAACACCTACTTCATGCGGGACGGCTGGTATTGGCTCTATGAGAACCGGAGCAACCGGACACGGTACGGAGACCCCGTGGCAGTGCGGGTGGGCTGGCATGGAATCCCAGCCTCCGGGGTGGACGCCTATGTCCATGTGTGGACTTGGACACTTGATGCCGTGTATTTCTTCAAAG GCACTCGGTACTGGAGGTATGACAGCGAAAACGACCAGGCGTACGCGGAGGATTCCGAGGGACGTAAATATCCGAGGCTAATCTCTGAGGGCTTCCCCGGCGTCCCGAGTCCCATTGACACCGCCTTCTTTGACAGGAGGAACTCTCATATCTACTTCTTCAAGGGCATGAAT GTGTACAGTTTCGATGTGGTGACCAACGCTGTGGCGAGTGGCTTCCCACAGAGAATCTCAGAAGTGTTTCCTGCGGTGAAACGTGGCGACCATCCCGGCGGATACCTGGACGCATCCTACTTCTCCTACACCCACAACGCGGTCTTCCTGCTGAAAGGCGTCCACTTCTGGAGGCTGGTGAGCAGCCGAGACCGCTGGCTCCATCCCTCCCTGCCCCGCAACGGTGTGCTGCCTGGCCAGCAGGTGGACCAGCAATGGTTTGACATCTGCAACGTGCACGATTCTGCTCTCAAGATGTCAGCAtag